A part of Primulina eburnea isolate SZY01 chromosome 10, ASM2296580v1, whole genome shotgun sequence genomic DNA contains:
- the LOC140802857 gene encoding uncharacterized protein gives MGRCNICRQQGHFARVCPQKGVHQTHSVGASGSVAQPERQASSVHFFRPTPTQTQPRARGSQTCMLRSHNPDLLIFDPEIEITARRLRKVRREEIQTMAENREDARYNPPDAIPIRDHFRPVINNHYSGIARGTINANNFELKPALINMVQHNQFAGTATSDLHVHLRTFLKITDTIEISTFRQSDFEQLYEAWERYKELLRRCPNHGFEDWVQIELFYNGLNGQTRTTVDAAASGTIFAKSPAQAYDLLEQMTINIYQWPAERSGVQRTAGVYVVDPITSLTAQVSALTTQIATMNKVGTSNIEGPPVVVEESHFPEEVQYINNKNFGGYGGYRGKPSFEDLVGTFVVESGKRMSRTESRLDNLETHMASIGATLKILESQVGQITKLLTSQPSSAVQKTADPNLREVNAIFIHHEEICVVGREEKDVELTPIRDEKLSPTKRSRGLEDLKNLYTNNEFVDQVEGEVTEGTRRNPPQKLLDPGEFIKLGLSKMRSTELSLQLADKSVKVTLGIVEDVELKIDKLKILAEFLVLDMENSQDVHVILGRPLLAAIGAIIDVKRGKMTMEVEDQLVAIRAFKKSYDPP, from the exons ATGGGTCGCTGTAACATCTGCCGACAacaaggacactttgccagagtttgtcctcaGAAAGGTGTACATCAAACTCATAGTGTAGGAGCATCTGGTTCAGTAGCTCaacctgagaggcaagcttcatctgttcatttCTTTCGGCCTACTCCTACACAGACACAGCCccgagccagaggtagccagact TGCATGCTAAGATCGCACAACCCTGatttgcttatctttgatccggagatcgaaaTAACTGCGAGGAGACTAAGAAAAGTGAGAAGAGAAGAAATCCAaacaatggctgaaaacagagaggACGCGAGATATAACCCGCCAGACGCCATACCTATCAGAGaccacttcagaccagtgatcaacaatcATTACTCTGGTATTGCAAGAGGGACCATAAACGCAAACAATTTCGAGTTGAAGCCCGCACTGATAAATATGGTTCAACATAACCAATTTGCTGGAACTGCCACTTCTGATCTTCATGTTCATTTAAGGACATTCCTGAAGATCACGgatacg ATTGAGATCAGTACTTTCAGGCAATCTGACTTTGAGCAGCTTTATGAGGCGTGGGAAAGGTACAAAGAGTTATTGAGGAGGTGCCCtaatcatggttttgaagactgggtCCAGATTGAGCTTTTCTATAACGGGTTGAATGGTCAGACACGGACAACAGTGGATGCAGCAGCAAGTGGCACGATATTTGCCAAATCTCCTGCTCAAGCCTACGACTTActtgagcagatgactattaaCATCTACCAATGGCCGGCTGAGAGATCAGGAGTACAGAGGACTGCTGGAGTGTATGTTGTGGACCCAATCACATCACTCACTGCGCAAGTATCAGCATTGACTACACAGATAGCGACTATGAATAAAGTGGGTACATCAAACATCGAGGGACCACCGGTTGTTGTTGAAGAATCACATTTTCCTGAAGAAGTCCAATACATCAACAACAAAAACTTTGGAGgctatggaggatatcgag ggaagccatcatttgaAGATTTAGTCGGaacatttgttgttgaatctggTAAAAGGATGTCTAGAACTGAATCTAGACTGGACAACCTTGAGACACACATGGCGAGTATTGGTGCGACCTTGAAAATCTTGGAATCGCAAGTAGGGCAGATAACGAAGCTACTAACGTCTCAACCGTCAAGCGCAGTTCAAAAGACTGCAGACCCAAATCTGAGAGAGGTGAATGCCATTTTTATACATCATGAAGAGATTTGTGTAGTCGGCAGAGAAGAGAAGGATGTTGAACTCACACCTATTCGGGATGAAAAGCTAAGTCCAACCAAGAGATCCCGAG gtcttgaagatctcaagaaccTATACACTAATAATGAGTTTGTAGATCAGGTGGAAGGTGAAGTTACCGAAGGAACACGAAGAAATCCTCCTCAGAAGTTGCTAGATCCCGGTGAATTTATT aaacttggattgagcaAGATGAGATCCACCGAATTAAGCTTGCAGCTGGCAGATAAATCAGTGAAGGTAACATTGGGtattgtggaagatgttgaactGAAGATTGACAAATTGAAAATTCTCGCAGAATTCTTGGTACTCGATATGGAGAATAGTCAGGACGTTCACGTCATTCTAGGACGACCATTATTGGCTGCTATTGGAGCTATCATTGACGTGAAACGAGGAAAGATGACCATGGAAGTTGAAGATCAACTGGTGGCAATAAGGGCATTCAAGAAATCATACGACCCACCATGA